The Anolis carolinensis isolate JA03-04 chromosome 1, rAnoCar3.1.pri, whole genome shotgun sequence genome window below encodes:
- the zfp91 gene encoding E3 ubiquitin-protein ligase ZFP91, translating into MPGASEPAESQDGEAQEQPPPTEEREEEKQAAPPTAHSRRRPPPREESSGTRVLRGGRERGRAAAAAAAAAASRRRKAEYPRRRRHEPEGTPTGTGAQPTPSDAPRKGTPRASYSDKAAIKDPKEETEEEEVSTVIATGIPVSSARPSRGWRSNRAAAAINQCDAENSRSSRSKTGSLQLICKSEPNAEQLEFEVTEEHSSPTGISDEEEMLISEEEVPFKDDPRDETYKPHLDREIPKQRKKSGKGKEEKEKQKEIKVEVEVKEESEFQEDEDPPRKRGRRRKDDKSPRLPKRRKKPPIQYVRCEMEGCGTVLAHPRYLQHHIKYQHLLKKKYVCPHPSCGRLFRLQKQLLRHAKHHTDQRDYICEYCARAFKSSHNLAVHRMIHTGEKPLQCEICGFTCRQKASLNWHMKKHDADTFYQFSCNICGKKFEKKDSVVAHKAKSHPEVLIAEALAANAGALITSTDILGTSPESIVQPSDNQGLPLLPDPLENTTPGECLLLNPDGMPKTYCDEGNQVNLMADGKIFVGSASGENAEGLVMNPEILGATTEVLIEDSDSAGP; encoded by the exons ATGCCGGGGGCCTCCGAGCCGGCGGAGAGCCAAGACGGGGAGGCGCAAGAACAGCCGCCACCAacggaagagagggaggaagagaagcaggccGCGCCTCCCACCGCCCACAGCCGCCGCCGACCCCCGCCCAGGGAGGAGTCCAGCGGCACCCGGGTGCTCCGAGGAGGCCGCGAGCGTGGACGggctgccgccgccgctgctgccgccgccgcctcccgcCGAAGGAAGGCCGAGTATCCCCGCCGGCGTCGCCACGAGCCTGAGGGAACCCCGACCGGGACTGGAGCCCAACCGACGCCCAGCGACGCCCCAAGGAAAGGGACCCCGCGTGCCTC ATATTCAGATAAAGCTGCAATCAAAG ATCCCAAAGAAGAGACAGAAGAGGAAGAAGTCTCCACTGTTATTGCTACTGGAATCCCAGTCAGCTCAGCTAGACCCAGTCGGGGCTGGCGTAGCAACAGGGCAGCTGCTGCTATTAATCAGTGTGATGCAGAAAATTCACGGAGTTCTAGATCCAAGACTGGGTCACTACAGCTCATCTGCAAATCAGAACCAAATGCAGAACAACTAGAATTTG AAGTCACAGAAGAGCATTCATCTCCAACTGGAATTAG tGATGAAGAGGAAATGCTCATCAGTGAAGAAGAAGTTCCCTTCAAAGATGATCCCAGGGATGAAACTTATAAACCCCATTTAGACAG GGAAATtccaaagcaaaggaaaaaatctgggaagggaaaagaagaaaaagagaaacagaaagagattAAAGTGGAGGTAGAAGTCAAAGAAGAAAGTGAATTTCAGGAAGATGAGGATCCACCTAGGAA gagaggaaggagaagaaaagatgACAAGAGCCCACGACTTCCAAAAAGGAG GAAGAAGCCTCCAATACAATATGTACGCTGTGAGATGGAAGGATGTGGCACAGTTCTTGCACACCCTCGCTATCTACAA CATCACATCAAATATCAGCATCTGTTGAAAAAGAAATATGTCTGTCCTCATCCTTCATGTGGGCGATTGTTCCGGCTCCAGAAGCAGCTTTTGCGTCATGCCAAACACCACACAG ATCAAAGGGATTACATCTGTGAATATTGTGCCCGTGCTTTCAAGAGTTCACACAATCTAGCAGTACATCGAatgatccacacaggagagaagccactaCA ATGCGAGATCTGTGGGTTCACCTGCCGGCAGAAAGCCTCCTTGAACTGGCACATGAAAAAGCATGATGCAGATACCTTTTATCAGTTTTCTTGCAATATCTGTGGAAAGAAGTTTGAGAAGAAGGACAGTGTTGTAGCACATAAGGCCAAGAGTCACCCGGAAGTGCTTATTGCTGAAGCACTGGCAGCCAATGCAGGGGCCCTCATCACCAGCACTGACATTCTGGGTACCAGCCCAGAATCCATTGTCCAGCCCAGTGACAACCAGGGGCTTCCCCTTCTTCCCGACCCCCTTGAAAACACCACTCCTGGAGAGTGTCTACTGCTGAACCCTGACGGGATGCCTAAGACATACTGTGACGAAGGCAACCAGGTCAACCTGATGGCTGATGGCAAGATTTTTGTTGGCAGCGCTAGTGGCGAGAATGCAGAAGGGCTGGTCATGAACCCGGAAATCCTTGGGGCTACCACTGAAGTGCTAATTGAGGATTCTGATTCTGCAGGACCTTAG
- the cntf gene encoding ciliary neurotrophic factor: protein MASTERLPGASQHHEFCRPTLYLLRKMRSDASLLLESYAEKQGLDTNFSLDLIDGVPVAETECWAEISDAERLQDNLKAYWAFEILLEEILEEQRSNLTPADVAFHESIKSVMLQVTALAYQLEELMVILNHNVPAREYEDRRSPGENGSFEKKIRGLKVLQQLAQWTVRSIKDLHQVSKSLQPGTVLCAASCTAQAQEK from the exons ATGGCTTCGACAGAGCGGCTGCCTGGGGCCTCCCAGCACCACGAGTTCTGCCGCCCCACCTTGTACCTGCTGAGGAAGATGCGCTCGGATGCCAGTCTCCTCCTTGAGTCTTAT GCTGAGAAGCAGGGACTGGACACTAACTTCAGCCTTGACTTAATTGACGGTGTACCTGTAGCTGAGACAGAGTGTTGGGCTGAGATTTCAGATGCTGagaggctgcaagataatctgaAAGCCTATTGGGCATTTGAGATTTTGCTAGAGGAAATCCTGGAAGAGCAGAGATCCAATCTGACACCTGCTGATGTTGCTTTCCATGAATCTATCAAGTCGGTCATGCTACAAGTCACTGCATTGGCTTACCAATTGGAGGAACTCATGGTCATCTTGAATCACAATGTGCCAGCTAGAGAATATGAAGACAGAAGGAGCCCTGGTGAAAATGGATCATTTGAGAAGAAAATCAGAGGCCTGAAGGTGCTGCAGCAACTTGCTCAGTGGACTGTTAGGTCTATCAAGGACCTCCACCAAGTCTCCAAGTCTCTTCAGCCAGGCACTGTCCTGTGTGCTGCTTCATGCACGGCTCAAGCCCAAGAAAAATGA